The Parabacteroides sp. AD58 genome includes a window with the following:
- a CDS encoding sulfotransferase family protein, with amino-acid sequence MNKEKIQGIQMIGTQRSGSNLLRVMLDTIDQISAPHPPHILQRFIPLLPKYGDLNKPDHFQRLAADVCELVNCNPVPWEGVQLDVEQILSQCRQSTIYELFRVIYETAARQHGASYWLCKSMKNMFYAKGIESTGIRPYYIYLYRDGRDVALSFQKAIVGEKHIYSLAQAWKKDQEEALRWKEKCEPSRFYMLNYETLIANPEQEMRRLCAFLQVEYTDKIMDYYESRESRNTAVAGKMWSNVTKPILKNNSKKFMKELSPEDICIFESVAGDMLVKLGYELVTPADKLISRFSDEEVARFNELNAQLKQAFRQKMDPADLEKRRKQAELVERINQYEPW; translated from the coding sequence ATGAATAAAGAGAAAATCCAGGGAATACAGATGATCGGCACACAGCGGTCGGGGTCCAATTTGTTGCGTGTGATGTTAGACACGATTGATCAGATATCGGCTCCGCATCCGCCACATATACTTCAGCGCTTTATACCATTGTTGCCCAAGTATGGAGATCTGAACAAGCCGGATCATTTTCAGCGGCTGGCAGCTGATGTCTGTGAATTGGTGAATTGTAATCCGGTTCCGTGGGAAGGTGTGCAGCTGGATGTGGAACAAATTCTGTCGCAGTGCCGTCAATCAACGATTTATGAGTTGTTTCGGGTGATTTACGAAACGGCTGCCCGCCAGCATGGCGCTTCGTATTGGCTGTGTAAAAGCATGAAGAATATGTTTTATGCCAAAGGTATTGAATCAACCGGTATCCGTCCGTACTATATTTATTTGTATCGTGACGGCCGAGATGTGGCCTTGTCGTTTCAGAAAGCGATCGTAGGGGAAAAACATATTTATTCTTTGGCCCAGGCCTGGAAGAAAGATCAGGAAGAAGCCTTGCGCTGGAAGGAAAAATGTGAACCTTCCCGTTTCTATATGCTGAATTATGAAACATTAATCGCCAATCCGGAACAGGAGATGCGCCGGTTGTGTGCTTTTCTGCAGGTCGAATATACCGATAAAATCATGGATTATTATGAGAGTCGCGAATCCAGAAATACGGCGGTGGCCGGAAAAATGTGGTCGAACGTAACGAAACCGATTCTTAAAAATAATTCAAAGAAGTTTATGAAGGAACTTTCTCCGGAAGATATTTGTATCTTTGAATCTGTAGCAGGCGATATGTTGGTAAAATTGGGGTATGAACTGGTAACACCCGCCGATAAATTAATCTCTCGTTTTTCGGATGAAGAAGTGGCCCGTTTTAATGAACTGAATGCCCAGTTGAAGCAGGCCTTTCGGCAGAAGATGGATCCGGCAGACTTGGAAAAACGGAGAAAACAAGCTGAGTTAGTGGAAAGAATTAATCAATATGAGCCTTGGTAA
- a CDS encoding glycoside hydrolase domain-containing protein gives MKKIWISLAGFLAITSLAAQEKPLPSLYGTGSWNADSLGNHRVVVSVDRPGDAVLATMNWRRRDLNPEAKNLIVVDAKTGKRVMNVARFTVNREKGEVAFQPQTVPGEYYIYYLKNVMSGSRYYPTVKYPPFEETASAEWLKANKLTGKKAPKLPAATVEQYQAINDFNSFYPMEVIATQAEKEALLKARPAEKYILFTEDRRFPIRMTTDIPYKWIEEDRHDTFTGTADKGEYYTFQLGVWAARGAVNHLKVDYSALVNKQTGASIPASAFTCFNTGGIDVTGTVFEKDCSVPEGKVQALWIGAMVPEQLAAGTYEGTVTVSAEGVETKTVNLTLNVTENVIANHGDNEPWRHSRLRWLNSQIGFDDEVIAPYIPLEIKDQTISLLGRSVTLEKTGLPSQITSYFKETVTEIGTSGRDILAKPMALTADGGAWENLDFAVTKRKPATIGWHATNQNSRFLMNLDAQIESDGNMEYKIVLIAREDGEINDIALQTELAPGIARYMMGLGEKGGFCPKNFDWKWSVEKNQDAVWTGDVNAGIQLRFYDDKYERPLNTNFYHEKPLHMPVSWCNDGNGGIKLATTGDNMLVNAYSGKRAVKKGDRLYYYFNVLVTPFRTINTDKQWHDRYYHGYDFIDKTHDFGATVVNIHHATGINPFINYPFLRTKEMKAYIDGAHALDMKVKIYNTVRELSNSCVEMFALRSLGNEIFSEGPGGGFSWLQEHLDQNYIGAWFVPALKDAAIVNSGVSRWHNYYMEGLDWLVKNVGIDGLYIDDLAFDRMSMKRVRKILNRTNPGALIDLHSANQFNDRDGFANSANLYLEHFPYLDRLWFGEYFDYDMPPEFWIVEVSGIPYGLMGEMLWEGGNKWRGMIYGMTGRNPGYGVDNRPLWKFWDEFGMKGSEMIGYWVSDNPVKTGKDRTLATIYRKMGQKTLISLATWEDQDAEVTLQIDWAKLGLDPAKATLHAPAIENFQPEKTWKPGETITVPKGKGWLIVVE, from the coding sequence ATGAAAAAGATTTGGATTTCTTTAGCCGGTTTTCTGGCTATTACTTCCCTGGCGGCACAGGAAAAGCCGCTTCCTTCCTTGTATGGAACGGGTTCCTGGAATGCGGATTCGTTGGGTAATCATCGTGTGGTGGTTTCGGTCGACCGTCCGGGAGACGCTGTGTTAGCTACCATGAACTGGCGTCGGCGTGATTTGAATCCCGAAGCGAAGAATTTGATTGTAGTCGATGCGAAGACAGGCAAACGGGTGATGAATGTGGCTCGGTTTACTGTAAACCGGGAAAAAGGTGAGGTTGCTTTCCAGCCTCAGACCGTACCGGGTGAATATTATATCTATTATCTGAAGAATGTAATGAGCGGAAGCCGTTATTATCCGACGGTAAAATATCCGCCATTCGAGGAAACGGCTTCTGCTGAATGGCTCAAGGCCAATAAGCTGACGGGAAAGAAAGCTCCCAAACTGCCGGCTGCCACTGTTGAGCAGTATCAGGCCATCAATGACTTCAACTCGTTTTATCCGATGGAGGTGATTGCTACCCAGGCAGAAAAGGAAGCCTTGCTGAAAGCTCGTCCGGCAGAGAAATATATCTTGTTTACGGAAGACCGGCGTTTTCCGATCCGTATGACAACGGATATTCCTTATAAATGGATTGAAGAAGATCGTCATGATACGTTTACCGGAACGGCCGACAAGGGTGAATATTATACGTTCCAGTTAGGAGTCTGGGCAGCGCGTGGGGCTGTCAATCACCTGAAGGTGGATTATTCGGCTTTGGTGAATAAGCAGACAGGTGCGTCTATTCCGGCCTCTGCTTTTACTTGTTTCAATACGGGTGGTATTGATGTGACAGGAACGGTCTTTGAGAAGGATTGTTCGGTACCGGAAGGAAAAGTACAGGCCCTGTGGATTGGCGCGATGGTGCCTGAACAGCTGGCTGCCGGTACATATGAAGGAACGGTGACGGTTTCGGCGGAAGGCGTGGAAACTAAGACGGTTAATCTGACTTTGAATGTAACAGAGAATGTAATTGCCAATCATGGCGATAACGAACCGTGGCGTCATTCTCGTCTGCGCTGGCTGAATTCGCAGATAGGTTTTGACGATGAGGTGATTGCTCCGTATATTCCGTTGGAAATAAAAGATCAGACTATTTCATTGCTGGGTCGCTCAGTTACATTGGAAAAGACAGGTCTGCCTTCGCAGATTACTTCTTACTTTAAAGAAACAGTAACCGAGATTGGAACGTCTGGTCGTGATATCTTGGCCAAACCGATGGCATTAACAGCTGATGGTGGCGCTTGGGAGAATTTGGATTTTGCGGTGACAAAGCGGAAACCGGCTACTATCGGCTGGCATGCGACTAACCAGAACAGCCGTTTCCTGATGAACTTGGATGCGCAGATCGAATCTGACGGAAACATGGAATACAAGATCGTCCTGATTGCCCGTGAAGATGGTGAGATCAACGACATCGCCTTGCAGACAGAACTGGCTCCGGGAATTGCCCGTTATATGATGGGATTGGGCGAGAAAGGCGGTTTCTGTCCGAAGAACTTCGATTGGAAATGGAGTGTGGAAAAGAACCAGGATGCGGTTTGGACAGGTGATGTGAACGCCGGTATTCAGCTTCGTTTCTATGATGATAAGTATGAACGCCCGCTGAATACGAACTTCTACCATGAAAAGCCGTTGCACATGCCGGTTTCATGGTGCAACGACGGTAATGGTGGTATCAAGCTGGCTACAACAGGTGATAATATGCTGGTAAATGCTTATTCAGGCAAGCGGGCCGTAAAGAAAGGTGATCGTTTGTATTATTACTTCAATGTGCTGGTGACTCCGTTCCGTACGATCAATACTGACAAGCAGTGGCATGACCGCTATTATCATGGGTATGATTTTATTGATAAGACACACGACTTTGGTGCGACTGTAGTCAATATCCACCATGCGACGGGCATCAATCCGTTTATCAACTATCCGTTCTTGCGTACGAAGGAAATGAAGGCCTACATCGACGGAGCTCATGCTCTGGATATGAAGGTGAAGATCTACAATACGGTACGTGAGTTGTCGAACAGCTGTGTGGAAATGTTTGCTTTGCGCAGCTTGGGTAATGAAATCTTCTCGGAAGGTCCGGGCGGTGGCTTCTCCTGGTTGCAGGAACATCTCGATCAGAATTATATCGGTGCGTGGTTCGTTCCGGCTCTGAAAGATGCGGCGATCGTCAACAGTGGTGTTTCCCGCTGGCATAATTACTACATGGAAGGTTTGGACTGGCTGGTGAAGAATGTCGGTATTGATGGTTTGTATATTGATGATTTGGCATTCGACCGGATGTCGATGAAACGTGTCCGCAAGATCTTGAACCGGACCAATCCGGGCGCACTGATCGACTTGCATTCAGCGAATCAGTTTAATGATAGAGATGGTTTTGCCAACAGTGCGAACTTGTATCTGGAGCATTTCCCGTATCTGGATCGTCTGTGGTTCGGTGAATATTTCGACTATGATATGCCACCGGAGTTCTGGATTGTTGAAGTTTCCGGTATTCCGTATGGTCTGATGGGCGAAATGCTTTGGGAAGGTGGAAACAAGTGGCGTGGTATGATCTATGGTATGACGGGTCGTAATCCGGGCTATGGCGTAGATAACCGTCCGTTGTGGAAATTCTGGGATGAATTCGGTATGAAGGGCAGCGAGATGATCGGCTACTGGGTTTCTGATAATCCGGTGAAGACTGGAAAAGACCGGACACTGGCTACTATCTATCGTAAGATGGGGCAGAAGACTTTGATCTCTCTGGCTACATGGGAAGATCAGGATGCCGAAGTCACCTTGCAGATTGACTGGGCTAAATTAGGTCTTGATCCGGCTAAGGCTACATTGCATGCGCCGGCTATCGAGAACTTCCAGCCTGAAAAGACGTGGAAACCGGGTGAAACCATTACCGTTCCGAAAGGAAAAGGCTGGTTGATCGTTGTGGAATAA
- a CDS encoding DUF5107 domain-containing protein yields the protein MKKRVLVLAVCAFWTWPSVFAQQAVVKEQPKTMKSYPFSDPSPVASPSNLYYPYFRFDGFAAEGVNKEWKTVELENDYIQVTLFPEVGGKVWGAIDKTTGKAFVYNNGVAKFRDIAMRGPWTSGGIEFNFGIIGHAPTSSTPIDYLVKKKDDGSVSCYVFSYEWMTRTVWTVEVNLPKDKAYFTTHTTWYNQSSIDQPYYHWMNAGYPVGKNAEFCYPGDHYIGHGGELFTFPIDEKGRNIGWYEKNNFESSKSYHVLGYYNDYYGVYWHGEDYGSIHHADFDEKLGMKIFLWSLARDGGIWEDLLTDTDGQYIELQSGRVFNQPASNSAYTPYKHYAFAPQMTDEWTEYWYPVKGIQGVSKASRIGALHVTREAGGLKLAFSPLEALSTDVKIYQDEKLVETLPLHTKVLEPVTLSAAKSIPEGHLKVVIGDDLLVYSENAKDYDLERPMTLPKDFDWNSTYGLYTQGEQWLNQKVWDKAEQYLKQALAKDPYFAPALVRLSSLYYREGRYAEALPLLNTALSLNTYDGEANYLYGLVNRVMGKTAEAKAAFSIASFAASVRTAAYEQLGEMYACEKNWAKAEHYAQKSLEFNVMNLDARQLLMLVYRQTGKTEQAKEQIQYVLDRLPLYHAARFEEAWLAGKYTADQLKDFSSLIRNELPFETYLELAGWYERVGCPDEALALLACAGKYPMALYQSAYLLNEQGKETESRAALEEANAQSPDFVFPFRPETMKYLDWAQTQSPNWKIDYYKGLIYWANQQKDKALEAMNRCTPADYAELYLSRAQLKSGQARLDDLLKAEQIEASWRAGFALLNYYTFVSDWQKVTEVGKKYIKLYPKNYYIGLKYANGLCETGQYAACVSLLKKMEVLPNEGSYAGRAVYRAANLYQAMDLISKRKYASALKSIEASKEWPENLGVGKPYNDQIDSRLEDYLEAKVYAGQGQKEKAQACFNRVAAVKTSPKYFESAHLLTALSLREVGKQTEADAMVASWAKNFPDSKPAQWCAAIYNGDAAKASELLKSRYSQQDTTPWEATYRDTNFDLIVRLFK from the coding sequence ATGAAGAAAAGAGTGCTGGTTTTGGCGGTATGTGCCTTTTGGACATGGCCGTCTGTTTTTGCTCAGCAGGCAGTAGTTAAAGAGCAGCCTAAAACCATGAAAAGTTATCCGTTCTCCGATCCGAGTCCGGTGGCTTCTCCTTCCAATTTGTATTATCCTTATTTCCGTTTTGATGGTTTTGCGGCTGAGGGAGTGAATAAAGAATGGAAAACAGTCGAACTGGAAAACGATTATATCCAAGTAACCTTGTTCCCGGAAGTTGGCGGAAAAGTATGGGGCGCAATTGATAAGACAACCGGAAAGGCGTTTGTCTATAACAACGGCGTTGCCAAGTTCCGTGATATCGCTATGCGTGGGCCTTGGACATCAGGTGGTATCGAATTTAACTTCGGTATCATTGGTCACGCGCCGACATCCAGTACACCGATTGATTATCTGGTGAAGAAAAAGGATGACGGCAGTGTGAGCTGTTATGTCTTTTCATACGAATGGATGACCCGTACAGTCTGGACGGTGGAAGTGAATCTGCCGAAAGACAAGGCTTATTTCACGACGCATACGACATGGTATAACCAGTCTTCGATCGATCAGCCGTATTATCATTGGATGAATGCGGGTTATCCGGTGGGCAAGAATGCGGAGTTCTGCTATCCGGGCGATCATTATATCGGACACGGTGGTGAATTGTTTACCTTCCCGATAGATGAGAAAGGCCGGAATATCGGTTGGTATGAGAAGAATAACTTCGAAAGCTCAAAGTCTTATCATGTATTGGGATATTATAATGATTATTATGGTGTGTACTGGCATGGCGAAGACTATGGTTCGATTCATCATGCTGACTTCGACGAGAAATTGGGAATGAAGATCTTCTTGTGGAGTCTGGCGCGTGATGGTGGCATCTGGGAAGATCTGCTGACGGATACTGATGGGCAGTATATCGAATTGCAGTCCGGACGTGTATTCAACCAGCCTGCATCGAATAGTGCTTATACGCCGTATAAACATTATGCTTTTGCTCCGCAGATGACCGACGAATGGACGGAATACTGGTATCCGGTAAAAGGTATTCAGGGTGTTTCGAAGGCGAGCCGTATCGGTGCCTTGCATGTGACGCGTGAGGCGGGTGGCTTGAAGCTGGCCTTTTCTCCGTTGGAAGCGTTATCAACTGATGTGAAGATCTATCAGGATGAAAAACTGGTAGAAACACTTCCGTTGCATACAAAGGTGCTGGAACCGGTTACGTTGTCTGCTGCCAAATCAATTCCGGAAGGACATCTGAAGGTTGTTATCGGAGATGATCTGCTGGTTTATTCAGAAAATGCCAAGGATTATGATTTGGAACGTCCGATGACATTGCCGAAAGATTTCGACTGGAATTCGACTTATGGTCTTTATACGCAGGGCGAACAGTGGCTGAATCAGAAAGTCTGGGATAAGGCAGAGCAGTATTTGAAGCAGGCTTTGGCGAAAGATCCGTATTTTGCTCCGGCTTTGGTACGTCTTTCTTCTTTGTACTATCGTGAAGGCCGGTATGCTGAGGCCTTGCCATTATTGAATACAGCTTTGAGCCTGAATACTTATGATGGTGAAGCCAATTATCTATATGGATTGGTGAACCGGGTGATGGGCAAGACAGCCGAAGCCAAGGCGGCTTTCTCTATTGCTTCGTTTGCGGCCTCGGTTCGTACGGCGGCTTATGAACAGTTGGGCGAGATGTATGCTTGCGAGAAGAATTGGGCAAAGGCTGAGCATTATGCCCAGAAGAGTCTGGAATTTAATGTGATGAATTTGGATGCACGTCAGTTGCTGATGCTGGTATATCGTCAGACGGGCAAGACGGAACAGGCGAAGGAACAGATTCAATATGTATTGGATCGTTTGCCTTTGTATCATGCGGCTCGCTTTGAAGAGGCTTGGTTGGCTGGTAAGTATACGGCTGATCAGTTAAAAGACTTTTCTTCGCTGATTCGGAATGAGCTTCCGTTTGAGACGTATCTCGAACTGGCGGGCTGGTATGAAAGAGTGGGTTGCCCGGATGAAGCATTGGCTTTGCTGGCATGTGCCGGAAAGTATCCGATGGCTTTGTATCAGTCGGCTTATCTGTTGAATGAGCAAGGCAAAGAGACAGAATCGAGGGCGGCTTTGGAAGAGGCGAATGCGCAGTCGCCCGACTTCGTTTTTCCTTTCCGTCCTGAAACGATGAAGTATCTGGATTGGGCACAGACCCAATCTCCGAACTGGAAGATTGATTATTATAAAGGTTTGATATATTGGGCCAATCAGCAAAAGGATAAGGCTCTCGAGGCTATGAATCGTTGTACGCCGGCAGACTATGCAGAGTTGTATCTGTCGCGTGCTCAGTTGAAATCGGGGCAGGCTCGGTTGGACGATCTGCTGAAAGCTGAACAGATAGAAGCTTCTTGGCGGGCTGGTTTTGCTCTATTGAACTATTATACGTTCGTGAGCGATTGGCAGAAAGTGACGGAAGTCGGGAAGAAATACATCAAACTGTATCCGAAGAATTATTACATAGGCTTGAAATATGCCAACGGTCTGTGTGAAACCGGACAGTATGCGGCCTGTGTTTCCTTGTTGAAGAAGATGGAAGTGCTGCCGAATGAAGGTTCGTATGCCGGTCGTGCCGTATATCGGGCTGCCAACTTATATCAGGCAATGGATTTGATTAGTAAGCGGAAATATGCGTCGGCATTGAAATCTATCGAGGCTTCCAAGGAATGGCCGGAAAACTTGGGTGTCGGAAAACCGTACAACGACCAGATAGATAGCCGTCTGGAAGATTATTTGGAGGCAAAGGTTTATGCTGGACAAGGACAGAAGGAGAAAGCTCAAGCATGCTTTAATCGGGTAGCGGCAGTGAAGACTTCTCCGAAGTATTTCGAGTCAGCTCACCTGCTGACGGCTTTATCGCTGAGGGAAGTCGGAAAACAAACAGAAGCCGATGCGATGGTTGCTTCTTGGGCAAAAAATTTCCCGGATAGCAAACCGGCTCAATGGTGTGCCGCTATTTATAACGGTGATGCAGCAAAGGCTTCCGAATTATTGAAGAGTCGCTATAGCCAGCAAGACACTACTCCATGGGAAGCGACCTATCGAGATACGAATTTTGACCTGATCGTACGCTTATTTAAATAA
- a CDS encoding cation:proton antiporter — translation MSKGGRSLIYYLVMLLVFGGLMYFIIKEGEARQIQDAIAVTNEAPHNLKEGFAVFKGLLMHHVESSIGILLLQIIVILITCRLFGWLFAKMQQPTVIGEIVAGIVLGPSILGHVMPSVSAFLFPLDSLQNINMLSQFGLILFMFAIGMELNITEVRQKLKETILISHTSTIFPFFLGMVTAYFLYTKYAYESTPFLSFALFVSIALSITAFPVLARIIQEKGLTKSHLGTISLASAANGDITAWCLLAVVVAIAQAGSMLSAIYNIGFSFIYLLLMFTVVRPFLRMIGHIYHNKEVVDKGLVAFMFLLLIISSYLTEILGLHALFGAFVAGVVMPDNIKFRKIMTEKVEDVSLALFLPLFFVSTGLRTEIGLLNSPELWYMCGIFILVAIIGKFGGSLVAARFVGETWKDSLYIGALMNTRGLMELVVLTIGYDMKILTPPIFVMLVLMTLVTTFMTTPLISFIQFCYQVFGKYKSHKVEWQQPQPGVFKVLLSFGRASNGQVMLDVAHQMFAHTKDKLEITALHLTVGSDVNPLHTDNFEEVSFGPILYGAQKLNIPLKTRYEVSNNAGQDICEIANKEGYDFLLVGAGISLSDLPNDIAANQYRNSFYDKFLRHFKAPESWFYPGELLKDKTKMFIEQSLCPVGVFVNRKFVKASNTLIVIHFAEDLFLLNYADHLKQTTDSDLTILNLLPNGAKDADIVSQKLFEYTELQHKGSLCSGNKLTQTVLSAYNFMLISYNTWNLVSEVANEELQKMPSTLILSK, via the coding sequence ATGAGCAAAGGCGGTAGAAGTCTGATATACTATCTGGTCATGTTACTTGTGTTTGGCGGGTTAATGTATTTTATCATTAAAGAAGGTGAAGCTCGTCAAATACAGGACGCTATTGCTGTAACGAATGAGGCTCCTCATAATCTGAAGGAAGGTTTTGCCGTCTTTAAGGGGTTGCTCATGCATCATGTCGAATCTTCGATCGGAATTCTTCTGTTACAGATAATAGTTATTTTGATAACTTGCCGTTTGTTTGGCTGGTTATTTGCTAAAATGCAGCAGCCAACAGTCATCGGAGAAATTGTGGCAGGTATCGTGCTTGGCCCTTCGATATTGGGACATGTCATGCCTTCTGTTTCCGCTTTCTTATTTCCATTGGATTCTTTGCAGAATATAAATATGTTGAGTCAGTTTGGGCTTATCCTGTTTATGTTTGCTATTGGAATGGAATTAAATATAACGGAAGTAAGGCAGAAATTAAAGGAAACAATTCTGATTAGTCATACCAGTACGATCTTCCCTTTCTTCTTGGGAATGGTGACAGCTTATTTCTTATATACAAAGTATGCGTATGAGAGTACTCCTTTCCTTTCTTTTGCTCTGTTTGTGAGTATAGCGTTAAGTATTACAGCTTTCCCGGTTTTAGCCCGTATTATTCAGGAAAAAGGGTTAACGAAAAGTCATTTAGGAACAATATCCTTGGCGAGTGCCGCAAATGGAGACATTACAGCCTGGTGCTTGTTGGCCGTAGTTGTAGCCATAGCTCAGGCTGGAAGCATGTTGAGTGCCATTTATAACATCGGTTTTTCGTTCATATATTTGCTGTTGATGTTTACTGTGGTCAGACCTTTCTTGAGGATGATCGGACACATATATCATAATAAAGAAGTAGTAGATAAAGGACTTGTTGCTTTTATGTTCCTTTTGTTAATTATTTCTTCGTATTTGACGGAAATCTTAGGTCTTCATGCTTTGTTTGGAGCTTTTGTTGCCGGAGTTGTCATGCCTGACAATATCAAATTCCGGAAGATTATGACAGAGAAAGTGGAAGATGTTTCACTGGCATTGTTCCTGCCTTTATTCTTTGTTTCTACAGGACTAAGAACGGAAATAGGATTGTTGAATAGTCCGGAATTGTGGTATATGTGTGGAATCTTTATATTGGTTGCGATCATAGGTAAGTTTGGAGGATCGTTGGTGGCAGCTCGTTTTGTGGGAGAAACATGGAAAGACAGCCTTTATATCGGTGCTTTGATGAATACAAGAGGACTCATGGAGTTGGTGGTGCTTACTATTGGTTACGACATGAAAATTCTTACGCCTCCAATCTTTGTCATGTTGGTTTTAATGACGTTGGTAACGACGTTTATGACGACACCGTTGATTTCGTTTATCCAATTCTGCTATCAAGTCTTTGGTAAATATAAATCGCATAAAGTGGAATGGCAACAACCACAACCGGGTGTTTTCAAGGTATTGCTTTCTTTTGGGCGTGCCAGCAATGGACAAGTCATGTTGGATGTAGCTCATCAGATGTTTGCGCATACAAAGGATAAGCTGGAAATAACGGCTCTTCACTTGACTGTCGGTTCGGATGTGAATCCGCTGCATACGGATAATTTTGAGGAAGTCAGTTTTGGCCCTATATTATATGGTGCGCAGAAGTTGAATATTCCTTTAAAGACACGCTATGAGGTTTCGAATAATGCTGGACAAGATATTTGTGAGATTGCCAATAAGGAAGGATATGACTTCTTATTGGTTGGAGCCGGAATTTCATTGAGTGATTTGCCAAACGATATTGCGGCCAATCAGTACCGGAATTCTTTCTATGATAAATTCCTGCGCCATTTTAAAGCTCCGGAATCGTGGTTTTATCCGGGAGAATTATTGAAGGATAAAACGAAGATGTTTATAGAGCAGAGCTTGTGTCCGGTTGGTGTTTTTGTCAATCGTAAATTCGTTAAGGCAAGTAATACCTTAATTGTTATTCATTTTGCAGAGGATTTGTTCTTGCTGAATTATGCTGATCATCTGAAACAGACGACTGATTCAGATCTGACAATTCTTAATCTGCTGCCAAATGGAGCCAAAGATGCGGATATTGTTTCTCAAAAGTTGTTTGAATATACCGAATTGCAGCATAAGGGTTCTTTATGTAGTGGAAACAAGCTGACGCAAACAGTTTTGTCTGCCTATAATTTTATGCTGATCAGTTATAATACCTGGAATTTGGTTTCAGAAGTAGCCAATGAAGAATTGCAGAAGATGCCGTCAACTTTGATTTTGAGCAAGTAA
- the trxB gene encoding thioredoxin-disulfide reductase — MSDTNNEKVRCLIIGSGPAGYTAAIYASRANLAPVLYEGIQPGGQLTTTTAVENFPGYPEGVTGPQLMEDLKKQAQRFGADIRMGIATATDLSAAPYKVTIDGEKVIETETLIISTGATAKYLGLPDEAKYAGMGVSACATCDGFFYRKKNVAVVGGGDTACEEALYLASLAKQVYLIVRKPYLRASKVMQERVFKTPNITVLFEHNTLGLFGENGVEGAHLVKRKGEPDEELVDIAIDGFFLAIGHKPNSDIFKPWIETDEVGYIKTIDGTPRTKVPGVFAAGDVADPHYRQAITAAGSGCKAAIEAERYLSEHGK, encoded by the coding sequence ATGAGTGATACAAACAATGAAAAAGTTCGCTGTCTGATCATAGGTTCCGGACCGGCCGGATATACAGCAGCTATTTATGCTTCACGTGCTAATTTAGCACCGGTATTATACGAAGGAATTCAACCGGGAGGCCAGTTAACTACTACAACCGCAGTAGAAAACTTCCCCGGTTATCCAGAAGGTGTAACAGGTCCGCAGTTGATGGAAGACCTGAAAAAGCAGGCACAGCGTTTCGGTGCAGATATTCGTATGGGCATTGCTACCGCAACCGACTTATCCGCAGCACCGTACAAAGTTACGATTGATGGAGAAAAGGTGATCGAAACAGAAACCTTAATCATCAGTACCGGAGCGACAGCCAAATATTTAGGTTTACCTGATGAAGCTAAATATGCTGGTATGGGTGTTTCAGCCTGCGCTACTTGTGACGGTTTCTTCTACCGCAAAAAGAACGTAGCAGTTGTAGGCGGAGGCGATACAGCCTGTGAAGAAGCACTTTATTTAGCAAGCTTAGCCAAACAAGTATATCTGATTGTCCGCAAACCCTATCTGCGTGCATCCAAAGTCATGCAGGAACGAGTATTCAAGACACCCAACATTACTGTGTTGTTCGAGCACAACACATTAGGTCTGTTTGGAGAAAACGGGGTAGAAGGCGCTCATCTGGTAAAACGCAAAGGTGAACCGGACGAAGAATTGGTTGATATTGCTATTGACGGTTTCTTCTTGGCGATTGGTCATAAGCCAAACTCAGATATCTTCAAGCCATGGATTGAAACCGATGAAGTAGGCTATATCAAAACGATCGACGGCACACCACGGACGAAAGTACCTGGAGTTTTTGCAGCCGGTGACGTAGCTGATCCGCATTATCGCCAAGCTATTACAGCAGCAGGAAGCGGTTGTAAGGCTGCAATCGAAGCTGAAAGATACTTGTCAGAACACGGGAAATAA